One Lemur catta isolate mLemCat1 chromosome 15, mLemCat1.pri, whole genome shotgun sequence genomic window carries:
- the POLR2A gene encoding DNA-directed RNA polymerase II subunit RPB1: MHGGGPPSGDSACPLRTIKRVQFGVLSPDELKRMSVTEGGIKYPETTEGGRPKLGGLMDPRQGVIERTGRCQTCAGNMTECPGHFGHIELAKPVFHVGFLVKTMKVLRCVCFFCSKLLVDSNNPKIKDILAKSKGQPKKRLTHVYDLCKGKNICEGGEEMDNKFGVEQPEGDEDLTKEKGHGGCGRYQPRIRRSGLELYAEWKHVNEDSQEKKILLSPERVHEIFKRISDEECFVLGMEPRYARPEWMIVTVLPVPPLSVRPAVVMQGSARNQDDLTHKLADIVKINNQLRRNEQNGAAAHVIAEDVKLLQFHVATMVDNELPGLPRAMQKSGRPLKSLKQRLKGKEGRVRGNLMGKRVDFSARTVITPDPNLSIDQVGVPRSIAANMTFAEIVTPFNIDRLQELVRRGNSQYPGAKYIIRDNGDRIDLRFHPKPSDLHLQTGYKVERHMCDGDIVIFNRQPTLHKMSMMGHRVRILPWSTFRLNLSVTTPYNADFDGDEMNLHLPQSLETRAEIQELAMVPRMIVTPQSNRPVMGIVQDTLTAVRKFTKRDVFLERGEVMNLLMFLSTWDGKVPQPAILKPRPLWTGKQIFSLIIPGHINCIRTHSTHPDDEDSGPYKHISPGDTKVVVENGELIMGILCKKSLGTSAGSLVHISYLEMGHDITRLFYSNIQTVINNWLLIEGHTIGIGDSIADSKTYQDIQNTIKKAKQDVIEVIEKAHNNELEPTPGNTLRQTFENQVNRILNDARDKTGSSAQKSLSEYNNFKSMVVSGAKGSKINISQVIAVVGQQNVEGKRIPFGFKHRTLPHFIKDDYGPESRGFVENSYLAGLTPTEFFFHAMGGREGLIDTAVKTAETGYIQRRLIKSMESVMVKYDATVRNSINQVVQLRYGEDGLAGESVEFQNLATLKPSNKAFEKKFRFDYTNERALRRTLQEDLVKDVLSNAHIQNELEREFEQMREDREVLRVIFPTGDSKVVLPCNLLRMIWNAQKIFHINPRLPSDLHPIKVVEGVKELSKKLVIVNGDDPLSRQAQENATLLFNIHLRSTLCSRRMAEEFRLSGEAFDWLLGEIESKFNQAIAHPGEMVGALAAQSLGEPATQMTLNTFHYAGVSAKNVTLGVPRLKELINISKKPKTPSLTVFLLGQSARDAERAKDILCRLEHTTLRKVTANTAIYYDPNPQSTVVAEDQEWVNVYYEMPDFDVARISPWLLRVELDRKHMTDRKLTMEQIAEKINAGFGDDLNCIFNDDNAEKLVLRIRIMNSDENKMQEEEEVVDKMDDDVFLRCIESNMLTDMTLQGIEQISKVYMHLPQTDNKKKIIITEDGEFKALQEWILETDGVSLMRVLSEKDVDPVRTTSNDIVEIFTVLGIEAVRKALERELYHVISFDGSYVNYRHLALLCDTMTCRGHLMAITRHGVNRQDTGPLMKCSFEETVDVLMEAAAHGESDPMKGVSENIMLGQLAPAGTGCFDLLLDAEKCKYGMEIPTNIPGLGAAGPTGMFFGSAPSPMGGISPAMTPWNQGATPAYGAWSPSVGSGMTPGAAGFSPSAASDASGFSPGYSPAWSPTPGSPGSPGPSSPYIPSPGGAMSPSYSPTSPAYEPRSPGGYTPQSPSYSPTSPSYSPTSPSYSPTSPNYSPTSPSYSPTSPSYSPTSPSYSPTSPSYSPTSPSYSPTSPSYSPTSPSYSPTSPSYSPTSPSYSPTSPSYSPTSPSYSPTSPSYSPTSPSYSPTSPSYSPTSPSYSPTSPNYSPTSPNYTPTSPSYSPTSPSYSPTSPNYTPTSPNYSPTSPSYSPTSPSYSPTSPSYSPSSPRYTPQSPTYTPSSPSYSPSSPSYSPTSPKYTPTSPSYSPSSPEYTPTSPKYSPTSPKYSPTSPKYSPTSPTYSPTTPKYSPTSPTYSPTSPVYTPTSPKYSPTSPTYSPTSPKYSPTSPTYSPTSPKGSTYSPTSPGYSPTSPTYSLTSPAISPDDSDEEN; this comes from the exons AAGCGAATGTCTGTGACAGAGGGTGGTATCAAATACCCAGAGACGACTGAGGGAGGCCGCCCCAAGCTTGGGGGGCTGATGGACCCGAGGCAGGGAGTGATTGAGCGGACCGGCCGCTGCCAGACATGCGCAG GAAACATGACAGAGTGTCCTGGCCACTTTGGCCACATTGAGCTGGCCAAGCCTGTGTTTCACGTGGGCTTCCTGGTGAAGACAATGAAAGTCTTGCGTTGCGTCTGCTTCTTCTGTTCCAAACTGCTTGTGGACTCT AACAATCCAAAGATCAAGGACATCCTGGCTAAGTCCAAGGGGCAGCCCAAGAAGCGGCTCACACATGTCTACGACCTTTGCAAGGGCAAAAACATCTgcgagggtggggaggagatggaCAACAAGTTCGGTGTGGAACAGCCTGAGGGCGATGAGGATCTGACCAAAGAAAAG GGCCATGGTGGCTGTGGGCGGTACCAGCCCAGGATCCGGCGCTCCGGTCTGGAGCTGTACGCAGAGTGGAAGCACGTTAACGAGGACTCTCAGGAGAAGAAGATCCTGCTGAGTCCGGAGCGGGTGCATGAGATCTTCAAGCGCATCTCCGATGAGGAGTGCTTTGTGCTGGGCATGGAGCCCCGCTATGCGCGGCCCGAGTGGATGATTGTCACCGTGCTGCCTGTGCCCCCCCTCTCTGTGCGGCCTGCAGTTGTGATGCAGGGCTCTGCCCGCAACCAG GATGACCTGACTCACAAACTGGCGGACATCGTGAAGATCAATAATCAGTTGCGGCGCAATGAGCAGAATGGCGCCGCGGCCCATGTCATTGCAGAGGATGTGAAACTCCTCCAATTCCACGTGGCCACCATGGTGGACAACGAGCTACCAGGCTTGCCCCGT GCTATGCAGAAGTCTGGACGTCCCCTCAAGTCCCTGAAGCAGCGGTTAAAGGGCAAGGAAGGTCGGGTACGAGGGAACCTGATGGGCAAACGAGTGGACTTCTCAGCCCGCACTGTCATCACCCCCGACCCCAACCTCTCCATCGACCAGGTTGGCGTGCCGCGCTCCATTGCCGCCAACATGACCTTTGCAGAGATCGTCACCCCCTTCAACATTGACAG ACTTCAAGAACTAGTGCGCAGGGGGAACAGCCAGTACCCAGGGGCCAAGTACATCATCCGAGACAATGGTGATCGCATTGACTTGCGTTTCCACCCCAAGCCCAGTGACCTTCACCTTCAGACTGGCTATAAG GTGGAACGCCACATGTGCGATGGGGACATTGTCATCTTCAACCGGCAGCCAACTCTGCACAAAATGTCCATGATGGGGCATCGGGTCCGCATCCTCCCCTGGTCTACTTTTCGTTTGAATCTTAG TGTGACGACTCCATACAATGCAGACTTTGATGGGGATGAAATGAACTTGCACCTGCCACAGTCTCTGGAGACGCGGGCGGAGATCCAGGAGCTGGCCATGGTGCCTCGCATGATTGTCACTCCCCAGAGCAACCGACCTGTCATGGGCATTGTGCAGGACACACTCACGGCAGTGCGCAAATTCACTAAGAGAGATGTCTTCCTGGAGCGG GGTGAAGTGATGAACCTCCTCATGTTCCTGTCCACGTGGGATGGGAAGGTCCCACAGCCGGCCATCCTGAAGCCCCGGCCCCTGTGGACAGGCAAGCAGATCTTCTCCCTCATCATACCCGGCCACATCAATTGTATTCGTACCCACAGCACCCACCCTGATGATGAGGACAGTGGCCCTTACAAGCACATCTCTCCTGGGGATACTAAG GTGGTAGTGGAGAATGGGGAGCTGATCATGGGCATCCTGTGCAAGAAGTCTCTGGGCACTTCAGCCGGCTCCCTGGTCCACATCTCCTACCTGGAGATGGGCCATGACATCACTCGCCTCTTCTACTCCAACATTCAGACCGTCATTAACAACTGGCTCCTCATCGAGG GTCATACCATTGGCATCGGGGACTCTATTGCTGACTCTAAGACTTACCAGGACATTCAGAACACTATTAAGAAGGCCAAACAGGATGTGATCGAG GTCATCGAGAAGGCTCATAACAATGAGCTGGAGCCCACCCCAGGGAACACTTTGCGACAGACGTTTGAGAATCAGGTCAACCGCATTCTCAACGATGCCCGAGACAAGACTGGCTCCTCTGCCCAGAAATCCCTGTCTGAGTACAACAACTTTAAGTCTATGGTTGTGTCTGGAGCTAAAGGTTCCAAGATCAACATCTCTCAG GTCATCGCTGTGGTCGGGCAGCAGAACGTGGAGGGCAAGCGGATTCCATTTGGGTTCAAGCACCGGACTCTGCCTCACTTCATCAAGGATGATTATGGGCCCGAGAGCCGTGGCTTTGTGGAGAACTCCTACCTGGCTGGCCTCACGCCCACCGAGTTCTTCTTCCATGCCATGGGTGGGCGTGAGGGGCTCATTGACACAGCTGTCAAGACAGCTGAGACGG GATACATCCAGCGGCGGCTGATCAAGTCCATGGAGTCAGTGATGGTGAAGTATGATGCGACAGTGCGGAACTCTATCAACCAGGTGGTGCAGTTGCGCTACGGCGAGGACGGCCTGGCGGGCGAGAGTGTTGAGTTCCAAAACCTGGCCACACTGAAGCCTTCCAACAAGGCTTTTGAGAAGAA GTTCCGCTTTGATTATACCAATGAGAGGGCCCTGCGGCGCACTCTGCAGGAGGATCTGGTGAAGGATGTGCTGAGCAACGCACACATACAGAACGAGCTGGAGCGGGAATTTGAACAGATGCGTGAGGATCGGGAGGTGCTCAGGGTCATCTTCCCAACTGGCGACAGCAAG gTTGTCCTCCCCTGTAACCTGCTGCGCATGATCTGGAACGCTCAGAAAATCTTTCACATCAACCCTCGCCTTCCGTCCGACCTGCACCCCATCAAAGTGGTAGAGG GAGTCAAGGAATTGAGCAAGAAGCTGGTGATTGTGAATGGGGATGACCCACTAAGCCGGCAGGCCCAGGAGAATGCCACACTGCTCTTCAACATCCACCTGCGATCCACACTGTGCTCCCGCCGCATGGCTGAGGAGTTTCGGCTCAGTGGAGAGGCCTTCGACTGGCTGCTTGGGGAGATAGAGTCCAAGTTCAACCAAGCCATT GCCCATCCTGGGGAAATGGTGGGAGCTCTGGCTGCACAGTCCCTTGGAGAACCTGCCACCCAGATGACCTTGAACACCTTCCACTACGCTGGTGTGTCTGCCAAGAATGTGACGCTGGGTGTGCCCCGACTTAAGGAGCTCATCAACATTTCCAAGAAGCCAAAGACCCCCTCTCTTACTGTCTTCCTGTTGGGCCAGTCTGCTCGAGATGCTGAGAGAGCCAAG GACATTCTATGCCGCCTGGAGCATACAACATTGAGGAAGGTGACTGCCAACACAGCCATCTACTATGACCCCAACCCCCAGAGCACGGTGGTGGCAGAGGATCAGGAGTGGGTGAACGTCTACTACGAGATGCCTGACTTTGATGTGGCCCGAATCTCCCCTTGGCTGTTGCGGGTGGAGCTCGACCGGAAGCACATGACTGACCGGAAGCTGACCATGGAGCAGATTGCCGAAAAGATCAATGCTG GTTTTGGCGATGACTTGAATTGCATCTTTAACGATGATAATGCAGAGAAGCTGGTGCTCCGTATTCGCATCATGAACAGTGATGAAAACAAGATGCAGGAG GAGGAAGAGGTGGTGGACAAGATGGACGATGACGTTTTCCTGCGCTGCATCGAGTCCAACATGCTGACAGATATGACCCTGCAGGGCATCGAGCAGATCAGCAAG GTGTACATGCACTTGCCACAGACAGACAACAAGAAGAAGATCATCATCACAGAGGACGGGGAGTTCAAGGCCCTGCAGGAGTGGATCCTGGAGACAGACGGCGTGAGCTTGATGCGGGTGCTGAGTGAGAAGGACGTGGACCCTGTGCGCACCACGTCCAACGACATCGTGGAGATCTTCACG gtgctgggcattGAAGCCGTGCGGAAGGCCCTGGAGCGGGAGCTCTACCACGTCATCTCCTTCGACGGCTCCTACGTCAATTACCGGCACTTGGCTCTCTTGTGTGATACCATGACCTGTCGCGGCCACTTGATGGCCATCACCCGACACGGAGTCAACCGCCAGGACACGGGACCTCTCATGAAATGTTCCTTTGAGGAAACG GTGGACGTGCTTATGGAAGCAGCCGCACATGGCGAGAGCGACCCCATGAAGGGGGTCTCTGAGAACATCATGCTGGGCCAGCTCGCTCCGGCTGGCACCGGCTGTTTTGACCTCCTGCTTGATGCAGAGAAGTGCAAGTATGGCATGGAGATCCCCACCAACATCCCCGGCCTGGGCGCTGCTGGAC CCACCGGCATGTTCTTTGGCTCAGCACCCAGTCCGATGGGAGGCATCTCTCCTGCCATGACACCCTGGAACCAGGGTGCAACCCCAGCCTATGGTGCCTGGTCCCCCAGTGTTG GGAGTGGAATGACCCCAGGGGCAGCCGGCTTCTCTCCTAGTGCTGCTTCAGATGCCAGTGGCTTCAGCCCAGGTTACTCCCCTGCCTGGTCTCCCACACCAGGCTCTCCCGGCTCCCCAGGCCCTTCAAGCCCGTACATCCCCTCACCAG GTGGTGCCATGTCTCCCAGCTACTCACCGACGTCACCTGCCTACGAGCCCCGCTCCCCAGGGGGCTACACCCCCCAGAGTCCCTCTTACTCCCCCACTTCACCCTCCTACTCCCCTACCTCTCCATCCTACTCCCCAACCAGTCCCAACTATAGCCCCACATCTCCCAGCTACTCACCCACGTCTCCCAGCTACTCGCCAACCTCCCCCAGCTACTCCCCGACCTCCCCCAGCTACTCCCCGACTTCCCCCAGCTACTCCCCAACCTCTCCCAGCTATTCGCCCACTTCCCCAAGCTACTCACCCACCTCTCCCAGCTACTCGCCCACTTCTCCCAGCTATTCACCAACATCTCCCAGTTACTCACCAACTTCACCCAGTTATTCCCCCACCTCCCCTAGCTACTCACCCACCTCTCCAAGCTATTCACCCACATCTCCCAGCTACTCACCCACTTCCCCAAGTTACTCACCCACTAGCCCTAACTACTCTCCAACCAGTCCCAATTATACCCCAACATCACCCAGCTATAGCCCAACGTCACCTAGCTACTCACCTACTAGTCCCAACTACACACCAACCAGCCCTAACTACAGCCCAACCTCTCCAAGCTACTCCCCAACATCACCCAGCTACTCCCCAACGTCACCAAGCTATTCCCCTTCCAGTCCACGGTACACACCACAGTCTCCAACCTACACCCCAAGCTCTCCCAGCTACAGCCCCAGCTCTCCCAGCTACAGCCCTACATCGCCCAAGTACACCCCAACCAGTCCTTCCTACAGTCCCAGCTCACCAGAGTACACCCCAACCTCTCCCAAGTACTCACCTACCAGCCCCAAATATTCACCCACCTCTCCCAAGTACTCTCCTACCAGCCCCACCTATTCTCCCACCACCCCCAAATACTCCCCAACATCCCCTACTTATTCCCCAACCTCTCCAGTCTATACCCCAACCTCCCCCAAGTATTCGCCTACTAGCCCCACTTACTCGCCCACTTCCCCGAAGTActctcccaccagccccaccTATTCACCTACCTCTCCCAAAGGCTCTACTTACTCCCCGACTTCCCCTGGCTACTCGCCCACCAGCCCCACCTACAGCCTCACAAGTCCGGCCATCAGCCCGGATGACAGTGATGAGGAGAACTGA